A DNA window from Fragaria vesca subsp. vesca linkage group LG3, FraVesHawaii_1.0, whole genome shotgun sequence contains the following coding sequences:
- the LOC101302909 gene encoding probable acetyl-CoA acetyltransferase, cytosolic 2-like, whose translation MASSSDSSIKPRDVCIVGVARTPMGGFLGSLSSLSATRLGSIAIETALKRAKVDPSLVQEVFFGNVLSANLGQAPARQAALGAGIPTSVICTTINKVCSSGMKAAMIAAQTIQLGHNDIVVAGGMESMSNAPKYLPNARQGSRLGHDNIVDGMLKDGLWDVYNDFGMGVCAELCAEKYSISREQQDNYAIQSFQRGISAQDAGLFSWEIVPVEVPGGRGKPSTIVDKDDGLQQFDTAKLRKLRPSFKKSGGSVTAGNASIISDGAAALVLVSGEKALELGLQVIAKIKGFADAAQAPELFTTAPALAIPRAISNAGLEASQIDYYEINEAFAVVALANQKLLGLNPERVNAHGGAVSLGHPLGCSGARILVTLLGVLRQKNGRYGVGGICNGGGGASAFVLELM comes from the exons ATGGCTTCTTCTTCCGATTCTTCTATTAAACCACGAG ATGTATGCATAGTGGGCGTGGCTCGTACTCCCATGGGGGGTTTCCTGGGTTCGCTCTCGTCTCTCTCAGCAACCCGGCTGGGCTCTATTGCCATCGAAACTGCTCTTAAGAGAGCAAAGGTGGACCCCTCCCTCGTTCAAGAGGTCTTTTTTGGTAATGTCCTCAGCGCCAATTTGGGCCAAGCTCCTGCCAGGCAGGCTGCTTTAGGCGCCGGCATTCCCACCTCCGTCATTTGCACCACCATCAACAAAGTCTGTTCTTCCGGCATGAAAG CCGCTATGATCGCCGCACAGACCATCCAGCTGGGTCATAATGATATCGTTGTTGCTGGCGGCATGGAGAGTATGTCCAATGCTCCCAAGTATCTACCCAATGCCAG ACAGGGTTCTCGGTTAGGACATGATAATATTGTTGATGGCATGCTCAAGGATGGTTTGTGGGATGTCTATAATGACTTTGGAATGGGAGTTTGTGCTGAATTATGTGCTGAAAAGTACTCCATATCCAGGGAACAGCAG GATAATTATGCTATTCAAAGTTTTCAGCGTGGAATTTCTGCACAAGATGCTGGGCTCTTTTCATGGGAAATTGTTCCG GTTGAAGTTCCTGGAGGACGAGGGAAGCCTTCCACAATTGTTGACAAGGATGATGGCTTACAACAG TTTGATACTGCCAAATTGAGAAAGCTTCGACCAAGTTTCAAAAAGAGTGGGGGTTCAGTTACTGCTGGCAATGCTTCTATCATAAG TGATGGTGCAGCTGCACTAGTGCTAGTGAGTGGGGAGAAGGCACTTGAACTTGGGTTACAAGTAATTGCTAAGATTAAGGGATTTGCTGATGCAGCTCAG GCACCTGAGTTATTTACAACTGCTCCAGCGCTTGCAATACCAAGGGCTATTTCAAATGCTGGTTTGGAGGCTTCTCAAATCGATTACTATGAGATAAATGAGGCATTTGCT GTGGTGGCTCTTGCCAATCAAAAGCTTCTTGGTCTTAATCCT GAAAGAGTTAACGCCCATGGTGGAGCTGTATCTTTGGGACATCCATTGGGATGCAGTGGAGCTCGTATCTTGGTCACTTTATTGGGG GTACTGAGGCAGAAAAATGGGAGGTATGGGGTTGGGGGTATCTGCAATGGCGGAGGTGGTGCATCTGCCTTTGTACTTGAGCTCATGTAA
- the LOC101293178 gene encoding WEB family protein At1g12150-like — MANIRVKDQQKTSSGSPKAEVGEVDTRAPFQSVKAAVSLFGEVVTKGKQASPKKKLSENELDKETQLLLAQKELTSIKQQLGSAETTKARALSELDKAKKTLEELNTKIKSISQSKQSAMKDAEEVKARAKNLEEVKARESTEGAAWKQELDHARNEYTGTVTQLDAAKQELTKIRQDFDAALEAKLVAFQQAGEAQRSAKVNSDRITELQKEIAAMHGSIEQLKVVSIHAQQEQAKVVAEREARLQAYRAAKQQAEDKLLSLREEVDPELIKILEAKLEQTTVEVEVLQEEMRKAHASEMDSVRLVTMELNEATMKLQEVAEEESSLRSLVSSLRLEMEDVKGEKAELMNKEMELEALTTNLTADISKNKLEAERVKEEADRAALQQLSSKTESARLEVEKMNQNAAQQKREAEDNRNSAEEAEKKLKIAREEVEVAKEAEQNVLEQLKALSGRLHDTAESVTPSTTGKIKLSLEDYECLSRKVKECESLAEIREAECIVQVEAIRVRKKEADRKLEANLKAIEEIKTATDLALKNAESAESAKSVVEGELRKWRQEEQTVVAGESSRSPF; from the exons ATGGCCAATATTCGCGTAAAGGATCAGCAAAAGACTTCATCGGGGTCTCCAAAGGCGGAGGTGGGAGAGGTTGACACCAGAGCACCCTTCCAATCTGTCAAAGCTGCTGTTAGTCTTTTTGGTGAAGTCGTTACTAAAGGAAAACAAGCATCACCCAAGAAAAAACTTTCCGAG AATGAACTGGACAAGGAGACACAGCTTCTGTTGGCCCAGAAAGAACTCACCAGTATTAAGCAACAACTAGGGAGTGCTGAAACCACCAAAGCTCGAGCACTTTCCGAGCTTGATAAGGCTAAGAAAACACTTGAGGAACTAAATACCAAGATCAAAAGTATAAGCCAGTCCAAGCAATCAGCAATGAAAGATGCAGAAGAAGTCAAGGCTCGCGCTAAGAATCTGGAAGAGGTGAAAGCCAGAGAATCAACTGAAGGTGCTGCTTGGAAACAGGAATTGGACCACGCAAGAAACGAGTACACAGGAACCGTCACCCAACTGGATGCTGCAAAGCAAGAGCTCACTAAAATCCGCCAGGACTTTGATGCCGCCTTGGAAGCAAAACTGGTTGCATTCCAACAGGCAGGAGAGGCTCAGCGTTCAGCAAAGGTTAACTCCGATAGGATCACTGAGCTCCAAAAGGAAATTGCAGCCATGCATGGATCCATTGAGCAGCTCAAAGTTGTCTCTATACATGCCCAACAAGAGCAGGCAAAGGTTGTTGCTGAAAGGGAGGCCCGCCTACAAGCTTACAGAGCTGCCAAGCAACAAGCAGAAGACAAACTGCTATCTCTCAGGGAGGAAGTTGATCCTGAACTAATCAAAATTCTGGAAGCAAAGCTTGAACAAACAACAGTGGAAGTTGAGGTATTGCAAGAGGAAATGAGAAAAGCCCACGCGTCCGAGATGGACTCTGTGAGACTAGTGACAATGGAACTGAATGAAGCCACAATGAAGCTCCAGGAAGTTGCTGAAGAAGAGAGCTCGCTTCGGAGCTTAGTTAGCTCCCTCAGGCTGGAAATGGAGGATGTGAAAGGGGAAAAGGCTGAACTCATGAACAAGGAAATGGAACTGGAAGCTCTTACTACTAATCTGACTGCTGATATATCGAAAAACAAACTCGAGGCTGAGCGGGTCAAGGAAGAGGCGGATCGTGCGGCACTCCAGCAGTTGTCATCAAAAACTGAAAGTGCAAGACTGGAAGTGGAGAAGATGAACCAAAATGCTGCTCAACAGAAGCGAGAAGCTGAAGATAATCGAAACTCAGCAGAGGAAGCAGAGAAAAAACTTAAAATTGCACGGGAAGAAGTTGAAGTTGCAAAAGAAGCAGAGCAAAATGTCCTGGAACAGCTCAAGGCCTTATCTGGGAGACTTCATGACACAGCAGAGAGCGTTACTCCTAGTACAACTGGGAAGATCAAATTATCATTGGAGGACTATGAATGTTTGAGTAGGAAAGTGAAGGAATGTGAAAGCTTAGCTGAGATTAGAGAGGCAGAGTGCATTGTCCAAGTAGAAGCCATCAGGGTGAGAAAGAAAGAAGCAGATAGGAAGTTGGAGGCCAACTTAAAAGCGATAGAGGAAATAAAGACTGCAACTGACTTGGCATTGAAAAACGCAGAGTCGGCAGAGTCGGCAAAATCAGTGGTTGAAGGTGAACTTCGCAAGTGGCGTCAAGAAGAACAGACGGTGGTGGCAGGCGAGTCATCAAGGTCACCCTTCTAG
- the LOC101303197 gene encoding SEC14-like protein 1-like produces the protein MGIVSQEAIKQFQALMDQVDEPLKITFQNVHQGYLVETFGRFLRAREWNVVKAHKMLIDCLNWRVQNEIDNILAKPILPIELYRGVRDSQLIGLSGYSREGMPVFAIGVGLSTFDKASVHYYVQSHIQINEYRDRVILPSASKKYGKPITTCVKVLDMTGLKLSALSHIKLLTIISTVDDLNYPEKTSTYYIVNVPYIFSACWKVVKPLLQERTRRKVQVLSGCGTDELLKIMDYESLPRFCKREGSGSSRSQNGSDNCFSLDHHFHQQLYDYIKQQSFINESVQPIKQGSFHVDVPEPAAEGTQIAKTIEYEFNKFGNGNGVSDSFGDLKINGD, from the exons ATGGGGATCGTTTCTCAGGAGGCGATCAAGCAATTCCAAGCTTTGATGGATCAAG TTGATGAACCCCTCAAGATAACATTTCAG AATGTGCACCAAGGATATCTAGTTGAGACTTTTGGGCGTTTTCTCAGAGCAAGAGAGTGGAATGTTGTCAAAGCCCATAAAATG TTGATAGATTGTTTAAACTGGAGGGTGCAAAATGAGATTGACAATATATTGGCT AAACCCATACTTCCAATTGAATTGTACAGAGGAGTGCGAGACTCACAGCTCATAGGCCTTTCAGGTTACTCTAGAGAG GGTATGCCAGTCTTTGCTATTGGGGTTGGGTTAAGTACATTTGATAAAGCGTCA GTTCACTACTATGTGCAGTCACACATTCAAATCAATGAATATCGAGATCGTGTTATTTTG CCTTCTGCGTCGAAGAAGTATGGTAAGCCTATTACCACGTGTGTGAAAGTTTTAGATATGACTGGCTTGAAGCTTTCAGCACTAAGCCACATTAAG TTGTTGACAATTATATCAACAGTTGATGATTTGAATTACCCAGAGAAGACAAGTACGTACTACATTGTAAATGTGCCTTACATATTCTCAGCTTGTTGGAAG GTTGTCAAGCCCCTTTTGCAGGAGAGGACAAGGAGAAAAGTACAAGTATTGTCTGGTTGTGGTACAGATGAGTTGTTGAAG ATAATGGATTATGAATCTCTTCCTCGTTTCTGTAAAAGAGAAGGTTCTGGATCGTCTCGATCACAGAATGGAAGCGACAATTGCTTCTCCTTGGATCACCATTTTCATCAACAGCTCTACGACTACATCAAGCAGCAATCTTTCATCAATGAATCTGTTCAACCCATCAAGCAGGGTTCTTTTCATGTGGACGTACCTGAGCCTGCTGCAGAAGGAACACAGATTGCCAAAACAATAGAATATGAGTTCAACAAATTTGGTAACGGCAATGGGGTATCTGACTCATTTGGTGACCTTAAAATCAATGGTGACTGA